One Kribbella sp. NBC_00662 genomic region harbors:
- a CDS encoding acetyl-CoA C-acetyltransferase, whose translation MTETRKVAVVAGNRIPFARQDKTYRHASNSDMLTAALNGLVDRAGLGGQEVGEVVAGAVLKHARDWNMVREVVLGSKLAATTPAYDIQQACGTGLEAAILVGNKIALGQIDAGIAGGVDTASDAPVAVNDHLRNVLLDLNRAKTYPDRLKVLARVRPKDVVPEIPRNAEPRTGKSMGDHAALTALEWGITREAQDELAYRSHINLAASYDRGFQNDLITPYLGLEKDQNLRPDTSLEKLAKLKTVYGKGETATMTAGNSTPLTDGASTVLLSTDEWAAEHGLRPLAYLTHSQTAAVDYVKGAEGLLMAPAYAVPRMLQRAGLTLQDFDYYEIHEAFASQVLSTLKAWEDPIFCKERLGLDAPLGEIDRDKLNVNGSSLAAGHPFAATGGRIVAALAKQLDENGGGRGLISICAAGGQGVVAILEK comes from the coding sequence GTGACCGAGACCCGCAAGGTGGCCGTCGTCGCCGGAAACCGGATTCCGTTCGCCCGGCAGGACAAGACGTACCGGCACGCCTCCAACTCCGACATGCTCACCGCCGCGCTGAACGGTCTGGTCGACCGGGCCGGGCTCGGCGGCCAGGAGGTCGGCGAGGTGGTCGCCGGCGCGGTCCTGAAGCATGCGCGCGACTGGAACATGGTCCGTGAGGTGGTCCTCGGTTCCAAACTCGCCGCCACCACTCCGGCGTACGACATCCAGCAGGCCTGCGGCACCGGGCTCGAGGCGGCGATCCTGGTCGGTAACAAGATCGCGCTCGGTCAGATCGACGCCGGCATCGCGGGCGGCGTCGACACCGCGTCCGACGCCCCGGTCGCGGTCAACGATCACCTGCGCAACGTGCTGCTCGACCTCAACCGCGCGAAGACGTACCCGGACCGCCTGAAGGTCCTCGCCCGCGTCCGCCCGAAGGACGTCGTACCGGAGATCCCGCGCAACGCCGAGCCGCGGACCGGCAAGTCGATGGGCGACCACGCCGCGCTGACCGCGCTCGAGTGGGGCATCACCCGCGAAGCGCAGGACGAGCTCGCCTACCGCTCCCACATCAACCTCGCCGCCTCCTACGACCGCGGCTTCCAGAACGACCTGATCACGCCGTACCTCGGCCTCGAGAAGGACCAGAATCTGCGGCCCGACACGAGCCTCGAGAAGCTGGCCAAGCTCAAGACCGTGTACGGCAAGGGCGAGACCGCGACGATGACCGCCGGCAACTCGACCCCGCTGACCGACGGCGCCTCGACCGTCCTGCTGAGCACCGACGAGTGGGCGGCCGAGCATGGACTCAGACCGCTGGCGTACCTGACCCACTCGCAGACGGCTGCGGTCGACTACGTGAAGGGCGCCGAGGGCCTGCTGATGGCCCCGGCGTACGCCGTGCCCCGGATGCTCCAGCGCGCCGGGCTGACGCTGCAGGACTTCGACTACTACGAGATCCACGAAGCGTTCGCCTCGCAGGTGCTGTCCACGCTGAAGGCCTGGGAGGATCCGATCTTCTGCAAGGAGCGGCTCGGGCTGGACGCGCCGCTCGGCGAGATCGACCGCGACAAGCTCAACGTGAACGGCAGCTCGCTGGCCGCGGGCCACCCGTTCGCGGCGACCGGCGGGCGGATCGTCGCCGCGCTGGCCAAGCAACTGGACGAGAACGGCGGCGGCCGGGGCCTGATCTCGATCTGCGCCGCGGGCGGCCAGGGTGTTGTCGCCATCCTCGAGAAGTAG
- a CDS encoding TetR/AcrR family transcriptional regulator, producing MLAIGRRRTTAERRRDRERDIIRATRELFDERGTIDAQIDDIAKRVGINKALIYRHFAGKEELFALTLVDYLGELNDSLTAKDNPRRAPLNRLKALSETFVDFCLAYPAFTDCAMSLLRRTGEELFGEITEPVMMKLGTAMAAPLDRIAAILEAGQRSGVFDEVDTAYLANHLYTQTLGSLHMARVGLIVSSGQPGHPVVHHADVGTVRETAITATLATAVGRKALKRPSATARKSKGETS from the coding sequence TTGCTCGCGATCGGACGCCGCCGGACCACGGCGGAGCGTCGGCGCGACCGGGAGCGGGACATCATCCGCGCCACCCGCGAACTGTTCGACGAGCGCGGCACGATCGACGCCCAGATCGACGATATCGCCAAGCGGGTCGGGATCAACAAGGCGCTCATCTACCGGCACTTCGCCGGCAAGGAAGAGCTGTTCGCGCTCACCCTGGTCGATTACCTCGGCGAGCTCAACGACAGCCTCACGGCCAAAGACAATCCACGCAGGGCCCCTCTCAACCGTCTCAAAGCCCTCAGTGAAACGTTCGTCGACTTCTGCCTGGCCTACCCCGCCTTCACCGATTGCGCAATGAGCCTGCTGAGAAGGACCGGCGAGGAGTTGTTCGGCGAGATCACCGAGCCGGTGATGATGAAGCTCGGTACGGCGATGGCCGCGCCGCTCGACCGGATCGCCGCGATCCTCGAGGCCGGCCAGCGCTCCGGCGTGTTCGACGAGGTCGACACCGCGTACCTGGCCAATCACCTGTACACGCAGACACTCGGTTCGTTGCATATGGCAAGGGTCGGGCTGATCGTGTCGAGCGGGCAGCCGGGCCACCCGGTGGTGCATCACGCGGATGTCGGTACCGTGCGAGAGACTGCCATCACCGCGACCCTCGCGACCGCCGTGGGACGTAAAGCACTCAAGCGACCTTCCGCCACCGCACGAAAGTCCAAAGGAGAGACATCGTGA